In Pyrus communis chromosome 1, drPyrComm1.1, whole genome shotgun sequence, the following are encoded in one genomic region:
- the LOC137708664 gene encoding protein SABRE-like isoform X1, giving the protein MAASSVNFLFCFLVICITLWLLFMLLAWILSHVVGASIRFRFGGWKCIRDLVVEFKKGAVESVSVGEIKLSLRQSLVKLFGLISKDPKLQVLICDLEVVMRPSSRSTSRAKPRRPRTTKVNSGRGKWMVVANIARYLSVSITDLVLKMPKASVEVKELKVDISKDGASKQNLIVKLQISPIVVLRSDPRVSYDQLSNFSAGGSISACQSSSSMMERASALFICEDFILSCEFGHDREVGVMIKSVDIACGEITVNLNEEMLSKSKSSSQTSSQPDNVLGSTTDSVASKKPHKKQQMIVALSKYTSLFPEKVSFSLPKLDVRFVHREYDFSVENNIMGIQLKSIKSQSSEDVGETTRLDVQLDFSEIHLLREAGTSVLEILKVDVVSFFYIPVQLTSPVRAEMDVKLGGTQCNVITNRLQPWLRLHFSKKKRMVLREETSTLDKSPPTDDNKAIMWTCTVSAPEMTIVVYSISGLPLYHGCSQSSHVFANNISNTGTTVHMELGELNLHMADEYQECLKDNRFGVESNSGSMINVAKVSLDWGKKDMEPSEDGPIYKLVFSVDVTGMGVFFTFKHVESLISTAMSFQSLLKTLSSSERRASQSRGRPSKSSGKGTRLLKLNLERCSVKFCGEACLENTVVADPKRVNYGSQGGRVVISTSDDGTPRVADVMSTTSVELKKLRYSISLDIFHLSLCMNKDKQSTQIELERARSIYQDHLEEDKPKMKVALFDIQNAKFVRRSGGLKEVAVCSLFSATDITVRWEPDVQISLVELGLQLKLLVHNQKLQGHVNEDAPVMRGSEQKKEVIPEPVNLDKPKKRESIFAVDVEMLSIFAEAGDGVDAMVQIQSIFSENALIGVLLEGLMLSFNGSRVLKSSRMQISRIPSASCPSDAKTPVATTWDWVIQGLDVHICLPYRLQLRAIDDSIEEMLRALKLVSAARTSLIFPMKKDTSKPKKPSSMKFGCLKFGIRKLTADIEEEPLQGWLDEHYWLMKNEASELAVRLKFLDEFVSKANQIPKTTETVDSTQARKTCFNGVEIDLQDPSAVSKMQGEMYKQSFKSYYKACKNLAPSEGSGACREGFQAGFKPSTARTSLLSITARDLDVTLTMIDGGDDGMIKVIKTLDPVCRENDIPFSRLYGSNILLQAGSVVVQLRDYASPLLCGTLGKCEGRLVLAQQATSFQPQVYKEVYIGRWRKVNMLRSASGTTPPMKTFTDLSLHFQKAEVSFGVGYEPAFADVSYAFTVALRRANLCVRNPNPPPIPPKKEKSLPWWDDMRNYIHGNITLLFSEAIINILATTDPYEKLDKLQTITGSVEIQQSDGRIYVSANAFKIFSTSLESLANNRGLKLPKGVSGPLLEAPAFTVEVTLSWECESGNPMNHYLFALPAEGRPRDKIFDPYRSTSLSLRWTFMLRPSPHEKQGPFSTEVGNGDVEGNVYGPPHKDDNVSILSPTINVGAHDLAWLMKFWNMTYLPPHKLRSFARWPRFGVPRIPRSGNLSLDRVMTEFMLRIDAAPTCLKHMPLDDDDPAKGLTFSMTRLKCEMCYSRGKQKFTFECKRDPLDLVYQGFDLHMPKAFLNKEESTSVAKVVQMTIKNSQSASMDRVPNEKSNYVSSCTEKHRDDGFLLSSDYFTIRRQAPKADPARLLAWQEAGKKNLEMTYVRSEFENGSESDEHARSDHSDDDGYNVVIADNCQRIFVYGLKLLWNIENRDAVWSFGGGLSKAFQPPKPSPSRQYAQRKLHEENQAHTGGEMQQDGSSKPSTASHGVTSSSVEHAETSVSLSSPAHPVKFENSSSATKNSSSAAVGNSSSVTSGNSPSVAVGNSSSAIVANSRGTNDSEEDGTRHFMVNVIEPQFNLHSEDANGRFLLAAVSGRVLARSFHSVLQVGSEMLEQALGTGNVNIPECEPEMTWKRMEFSVMLEHVQAHVAPTDVDPGAGVQWLPKIRRSSPKVKRTGALLERVFMPCDMYFRYTRHKGGTPELKVKPLKELTFNSHNIMATMTSRQFQVMLDVLTNLLFARPPKPRKSSLSLPGEDDEDVEEEADEVVPDGVEEVELAKVDLEQKEREQKLILGDIRKLSLWCDTAGDLYPEKEGDLWMINCTRSTLVQGLKRELVNSKKSRKASYASLRMALHKAAQLRLMEKEKNKSPSYAMRISMQINKVVWNMLVDGKSFAEAEINDMIYDFDRDYKDVGVAQFTTKNFVVRNCLPNAKSDMLLSAWNPPPEWGKKVLLRVDAKQGAPKDGNSTLEQFQVEIYPLKIHLTETMYRMMWGYLFPEEEQDSQRRQEVWKVSTTAGAKRVKKGSLIPDISVLSSLTNKESEASSKSSAAAPGSSQSSSVHADPVQESKLKNLKTTVVGSPTRELRRTSSFDRSWEDTVAESVATELVLQSITGPLGSIEADESLKNKLKDPKAIRSCRSSHEEKKVTKSQEEKRSRPRKMMEFHNIKISQVELCVTYEGSRFVVNDLKLLMDTFHRVEFTGTWRRLFSRVKKHIIWGVLKSVTGMQGKKFKDKANSQREPRGSVVPYSDLNFSDNEGQPGQPDQNPITFLKRPTDGAGDGFVTSVRGLFNTQRRKAKAFVLRTMRGEAENDFQGDWSESDVEFSPFARQLTITKAKRLIRRHTKKYRSRKGSPSQQMDSLPSSPRAATAFESDSSSGSSPFEDFDEGNILSSKEVP; this is encoded by the exons ATGGCAGCTTCGTCCGTCAATTTCCTCTTCTGTTTCTTGGTTATTTGTATCACATTATGGCTCCTCTTCAT GTTGCTGGCTTGGATTTTGAGCCACGTAGTGGGAGCTTCTATCAGGTTCCGGTTTGGCGGATGGAAGTGTATAAGGGATCTCGTGGTGGAGTTCAAAAAG GGCGCTGTTGAATCTGTTTCTGTCGGTGAAATTAAACTCAGTTTACGTCAGTCCTTGGTCAAactttttggtttgatttctaAAGACCCTAAGCTGCAAGTGTTAATATGTGACTTAGAAGTTGTGATGAGGCCTTCGAGTAGAAGTACATCAAGGGCTAAACCTCGAAGACCTCGTACGACAAAGGTCAATTCAGGCCGGGGAAAGTGGATGGTTGTGGCTAATATTGCAAGATATTTGTCGGTTTCCATCACAGATTTGGTTTTGAAG ATGCCCAAAGCATCCGTAGAAGTGAAGGAACTGAAAGTGGACATATctaaagatggtgcatccaagcAAAATCTTATTGTTAAGCTACAGATATCGCCTATTGTTGTTCTGAGGAGTGACCCACGGGTTAGTTATGACCAGTTATCCAATTTTTCCGCTGGAGGGTCCATTTCTGCATGCCAATCATCATCTTCCATGATGGAAAGGGCATCTGCTCTTTTTATTTGTGAAGATTTCATCCTCTCTTGTGAATTTGGTCACGATAG GGAAGTCGGTGTAATGATAAAGAGTGTGGACATTGCCTGTGGAGAGATTACTGTGAACCTAAATGAGGAGATGCTTTCAAAAAGCAAAAGTTCATCACAAACTTCTTCTCAACCTGATAACGTTCTAGGGTCCACTACTGATTCTGTTGCTTCTAAAAAGCcacacaaaaaacaacaaatgatTGTTGCACTCTCAAAGTACACCTCTCTATTTCCAGAAAAG GTTTCCTTCAGTTTACCAAAACTTGACGTGAGGTTTGTGCATCGGGAATATGATTTTTCTGTTGAGAATAACATCATGGGCATCCAATTAAAAAGCATCAAATCACAATCCAGTGAAGATGTGGGGGAGACTACACGCCTTGATGTTCAATTGGATTTCAGTGAGATTCAT TTGCTTAGAGAAGCTGGCACTTCTGTTTTGGAGATACTGAAAGTTGATGTTGTATCATTCTTTTACATTCCTGTACAG CTAACCTCGCCTGTTAGAGCTGAAATGGATGTAAAGCTCGGAGGTACACAATGCAATGTTATAACAAATAGATTACAGCCATGGTTGCGCCTCCACTTCTCAAAAAAGAAACGAATGGTGCTTCGAGAGGAAACTTCCACTCTTGACAAGTCACCACCAACCGATGATAACAAAGCCATCATGTGGACATGTACCGTTTCAGCCCCTGAGATGACTATTGTGGTTTATAGTATCAGTGGGTTGCCATTGTATCAT GGTTGCTCTCAATCTTCACACGTATTCGCGAATAACATATCAAATACCGGAACCACTGTACATATGGAACTTGGCGAGCTAAATTTGCACATGGCAGATGAATACCAAGAATGCTTGAAAGACAACCGTTTTGGCGTAGAATCAAATTCGGGTTCTATGATTAATGTTGCAAAGGTTAGTTTGGACTGGGGCAAGAAGGACATGGAACCATCTGAAGATGGTCCGATATATAAATTGGTTTTTTCTGTTGATGTGACTGGTATGGGTGTGTTTTTTACATTCAAGCATGTTGAGTCGCTTATATCAACTGCAATGTCTTTTCAATCACTTTTGAAAACTTTGTCTTCTTCTGAAAGAAGAGCATCACAAAGTCGAGGGCGTCCGTCCAAATCATCAGGGAAAGGGACTCGGCTATTGAAGTTAAATCTTGAAAGATGTTCTGTGAAATTTTGTGGTGAGGCCTGCTTAGAAAATACTGTTGTTGCAGATCCTAAGCGTGTAAACTATGGATCACAAGGTGGTCGAGTTGTAATAAGTACTTCAGATGATGGCACACCCCGGGTTGCAGACGTAATGTCCACAACATCTGTTGAACTCAAGAAATTGAGGTATTCCATTTCTCTTGACATCTTCCATTTAAGTTTGTGCATGAACAAAGACAAACAATCCACACAGATTGAACTTGAAAGAGCCAGATCTATATATCAGGACCACTTGGAGGAAGATAAGCCAAAAATGAAAGTGGCTTTGTTTGACATCCAGAATGCCAAATTTGTACGGCGTTCTGGTGGTCTGAAAGAGGTTGCTGTGTGCTCTCTTTTCAGTGCTACTGATATTACAGTTAGGTGGGAACCTGATGTACAAATTTCACTAGTTGAACTTGGACTACAGTTGAAGTTACTTGTACATAATCAGAAGCTTCAGGGACATGTTAATGAAGATGCCCCTGTCATGAGAGGTTCTGAACAGAAAAAAGAAGTCATTCCAGAACCAGTGAATTTAGACAAGCCCAAGAAGAGGGAATCAATTTTTGCTGTCGATGTGGAAATGCTGTCCATATTTGCTGAGGCTGGTGATGGGGTTGATGCAATGGTTCAGATACAATCAATTTTTTCTGAGAATGCACTTATAGGTGTACTTCTTGAAGGGCTTATGCTTAGTTTTAACGGGTCCAGAGTATTAAAAAGTAGCCGGATGCAAATTTCACGTATTCCTAGTGCTTCATGCCCTTCTGATGCAAAAACACCTGTAGCTACAACATGGGATTGGGTAATTCAAGGCCTTGATGTTCATATTTGCTTGCCATATAGGTTACAATTGCGTGCCATTGATGATTCTATTGAAGAAATGTTGCGCGCTTTGAAGCTTGTAAGTGCTGCTAGAACTAGTCTCATCTTTCCCATGAAGAAAGATACCTCAAAACCTAAGAAGCCTAGTTCAATGAAATTTGGCTGTTTAAAGTTTGGCATAAGAAAGTTAACTGCTGATATTGAAGAAGAACCGCTGCAAGGTTGGCTTGATGAACACTATTGGCTGATGAAGAATGAGGCATCTGAGTTAGCTGTTAGGTTGAAGTTTCTTGATGAATTTGTTTCCAAAGCCAACCAGATTCCTAAAACCACTGAAACAGTCGATTCTACTCAAGCAAGAAAAACTTGCTTTAATGGAGTTGAGATTGATTTACAAGATCCATCAGCAGTTAGCAAGATGCAAGGAGAAATGTATAAGCAATCATTCAAATCGTATTACAAGGCTTGCAAAAATCTAGCACCTTCTGAAGGTTCAGGTGCCTGTAGGGAAGGGTTTCAGGCTGGTTTTAAGCCAAGCACTGCCAGGACTTCTCTTCTTTCCATAACAGCAAGGGACTTAGATGTAACCTTGacaatgattgatggtggagaTGATGGGATGATAAAGGTCATAAAGACGCTAGATCCAGTTTGTCGTGAAAATGATATACCATTTTCTCGACTATATGGGAGTAATATTCTCTTGCAAGCAGGTTCTGTTGTCGTTCAGCTACGTGATTATGCATCTCCTCTTTTGTGTGGTACTTTGGGTAAATGTGAAGGTCGTCTTGTGCTTGCACAGCAG GCAACAAGTTTTCAGCCTCAAGTATACAAAGAAGTCTATATTGGGAGATGGAGAAAGGTGAACATGCTTCGTTCGGCTAGTGGCACAACTCCACCCATGAAAACATTTACAGATTTGTCCTTACATTTTCAGAAAGCTGAAGTGTCCTTTGGGGTAGGATATGAACCTGCTTTTGCTGATGTCAGTTATGCTTTTACTGTGGCCCTTCGCAGGGCTAATCTATGTGTTAGGAACCCTAATCCACCTCCCATTCCTCCCAAAAAGGAAAAGAGCTTACCATGGTGGGACGATATGAGAAATTATATCCATGGAAATATCACCTTATTATTTTCAGAAGCCATAATTAATATACTTGCAACTACCGATCCTTATGAAAAGCTTGACAAACTTCAAACAATAACTGGTTCCGTGGAGATTCAGCAGTCAGATGGCCGTATTTATGTATCAGCAAATGCTTTCAAGATTTTCTCAACTAGTTTGGAGAGTTTGGCAAATAATCGTGGTTTAAAACTTCCTAAAGGTGTATCCGGTCCATTGCTAGAGGCTCCAGCCTTTACAGTTGAAGTTACATTAAGTTGGGAATGTGAATCTGGAAATCCCATGAATCATTATTTGTTTGCACTTCCCGCTGAAGGAAGACCTCGTGATAAGATTTTTGATCCATACAGATCCACCTCTCTATCCCTTCGCTGGACATTTATGCTTAGGCCCTCGCCACATGAAAAGCAAGGCCCTTTTTCTACTGAGGTGGGTAATGGGGATGTAGAGGGAAATGTTTATGGTCCTCCTCATAAAGATGACAATGTTTCCATTCTTTCACCGACAATAAATGTTGGAGCTCATGATCTAGCATGGTTGATGAAGTTTTGGAACATGACTTATCTACCTCCCCACAAATTGCGGTCCTTTGCTCGTTGGCCTCGTTTTGGAGTTCCACGAATTCCTAGATCTGGTAACTTGTCATTGGACAGAGTGATGACAGAATTTATGCTCCGCATTGATGCTGCACCTACTTGTTTAAAACATATGCCACTAGATGATGATGATCCAGCGAAAGGACTGACATTCAGTATGACTAGGCTCAAATGTGAAATGTGTTATAGTCGTGGTAAGCAAAAGTTTACTTTCGAATGCAAGCGTGACCCTCTTGATCTTGTTTACCAGGGTTTTGACCTTCATATGCCTAAGGcatttttaaataaagaagaaagCACTAGCGTTGCAAAAGTGGTTCAAATGACAATAAAAAATTCACAATCTGCATCTATGGATAGAGTTCCCAATGAGAAAAGTAACTATGTGAGTAGTTGCACAGAGAAGCATCGTGATGATGGATTTCTATTGTCGTCTGATTATTTCACAATCAGAAGGCAGGCCCCAAAAGCTGATCCAGCTAGGTTATTAGCTTGGCAAGaggctggaaaaaaaaatcttgagaTGACATATGTGAGGTCTGAGTTTGAAAATGGGAGTGAGAGTGATGAGCATGCACGGTCTGATCATAGTGATGATGATGGATACAATGTGGTAATAGCTGACAATTGTCAGCGCATATTTGTTTATGGGCTCAAGCTTCTGTGGAATATTGAGAATAGAGATGCTGTTTGGTCATTTGGTGGTGGTTTATCCAAAGCATTTCAGCCACCCAAACCTTCTCCTTCTAGGCAGTATGCACAAAGGAAACTACACGAGGAGAACCAGGCACATACTGGTGGTGAAATGCAACAGGATGGTAGCTCAAAACCCTCTACTGCCAGTCATGGTGTTACTTCCTCTTCCGTCGAGCATGCAGAGACCTCTGTTTCACTTTCATCCCCAGCACATCCCGTTAAATTTGAAAACTCATCATCAGCCACCAAGAACTCATCATCTGCTGCAGTTGGGAACTCATCATCTGTGACATCTGGTAACTCTCCATCTGTTGCAGTTGGGAACTCATCATCTGCTATAGTTG CAAATAGTAGGGGCACAAATGATTCTGAGGAGGATGGGACTCGTCATTTCATGGTGAATGTTATTGAGCCCCAATTTAATCTTCACTCAGAAGATGCAAAT GGAAGATTTCTGCTTGCTGCTGTTAGTGGCCGTGTCTTGGCTAGGTCATTTCATTCTGTCCTTCAGGTTGGCTCTGAGATGCTTGAGCAAGCACTTGGTACTGGGAATGTAAATATTCCTGAATGTGAACCTGAAATGACATGGAAACGCATGGAGTTTTCTGTTATGTTGGAACATGTTCAAGCTCATGTTGCTCCAACAGATGTTGATCCAGGTGCTGGAGTGCAGTGGCTTCCAAAGATTCGTAGAAGTTCTCCCAAAGTGAAACGTACTGGTGCATTACTTGAGAGAGTTTTTATGCCCTGCGACATGTACTTCCGGTACACAAGGCACAAAGGTGGAACTCCAGAGTTAAAG GTGAAGCCCTTGAAAGAGCTGACTTTCAATTCCCATAATATTATGGCAACTATGACTTCTCGCCAGTTTCAGGTTATGCTGGATGTGTTAACAAATCTTCTCTTTGCACGGCCTCCCAA GCCTAGAAAAAGTAGTCTGTCTCTTCCTGgtgaagatgatgaagatgtGGAGGAGGAGGCAGATGAGGTTGTTCCTGATGGTGTTGAAGAGGTAGAGCTTGCAAAAGTGGACCTTGAGCAGAAAGAGCGGGAGCAGAAATTGATTCTTGGTGACATAAGGAAACTGTCTCTTTGGTGTGATACTGCTGGGGACCTATATCCAGAAAAGGAAGGGGACTTGTGGATGATAAATTGTACAAGATCCACTCTG GTGCAAGGACTTAAAAGAGAGCTTGTGAATTCCAAAAAGTCAAGGAAAGCATCATATGCATCATTAAGAATGGCTCTACATAAGGCTGCCCAGCTACGACTGATGGAAAAGGAGAAGAACAAAAGTCCATCCTATGCTATGCGCATTTCTATGCAAATTAACAAAGTGGTTTGGAACATGCTTGTTGATGGTAAATCTTTTGCCGAGGCTGAGATCAATGACATG ATTTATGACTTTGACCGGGATTACAAGGATGTTGGTGTTGCCCAGTTTACGACAAAAAATTTTGTTGTCAGAAACTGCCTGCCAAATGCCAAGTCAGATATGCTTTTATCAGCATGGAATCCTCCTCCTGAATGGGGAAA GAAAGTTCTGCTTCGTGTGGATGCAAAGCAGGGAGCTCCCAAGGACGGAAATTCTACTCTTGAACAGTTTCAG GTAGAGATCTATCCTCTCAAGATCCATTTAACCGAGACAATGTACAGAATGATGTGGGGATATTTATTCCCAGAAGAAGAGCAAGATTCACAAAGACGGCAG GAAGTTTGGAAGGTTTCAACAACTGCTGGTGCAAAACGTGTGAAGAAAGGCTCATTAATCCCTGATATTTCTGTATTAAGCAGTCTGACAAATAAAGAGTCTGAGGCCTCATCCAAATCAAGTGCTGCTGCCCCTGGTTCCAGTCAATCCTCGTCTGTTCATGCAGATCCTGTGCAA gaatcaaaattgaaaaacctAAAGACAACAGTTGTCGGTAGTCCAACTCGAGAGTTGAGAAGAACATCTTCCTTTGACAGATCATGGGAAGACACTGTGGCAGAATCAGTTGCTACAGAACTTGTCTTACAAAGCATTACTGGGCCACTTGGTTCTATTGAAGCAGATGAATCCTTGAAGAATAAATTGAAAGACCCCAAAGCGATTAGATCTTGCAGGTCATCCCATGAAGAAAAGAAGGTAACAAAGTCACAAGAAGAGAAAAGATCTAGGCCTCGAAAGATGATGGAGTTTCACAATATCAAGATAAGCCAg GTTGAGCTGTGTGTTACTTACGAAGGATCTAGATTTGTTGTAAATGATCTTAAGTTGCTCATGGATACGTTTCACCGTGTGGAGTTCACTGGTACTTGGCGGAGACTCTTTTCGCGGGTGAAGAAGCATATCATTTGGGGAGTCTTGAAGTCGGTGACAGGAATGCAG GGTAAGAAGTTCAAGGACAAGGCTAATAGTCAGAGGGAACCCAGGGGATCGGTTGTCCCCTACAGTGACCTTAATTTCAGCGATAATGAAGGTCAGCCAGGACAGCCTGACCAGAATCCAATAACCTTTCTCAAGCGTCCAACTGATGGAGCAGGTGATGGATTCGTCACTTCCGTTAGAGGCCTTTTCAATACTCAACGTCGCAAGGCCAAGGCATTCGTACTGCGAACCATGAGGGGTGAAGCAGAGAATGATTTCCAAGGAGATTGGAGTGAAAGTGATGTTGAGTTTTCTCCATTTGCTAGGCAGCTCACTATAACTAAAGCTAAGAGACTTATCAGGCGGCACACGAAAAAATATCGTTCAAGAAAAG GTTCACCCTCACAACAGATGGATTCACTCCCATCCTCGCCAAGGGCGGCCACTGCATTCGAGAGTGATTCTTCTAGTGGATCCTCACCCTTCGAAGATTTTGATGAGGGAAACATTTTGTCCTCCAAAGAGGTTCCTTGA